A genomic stretch from Bacillus sp. E(2018) includes:
- a CDS encoding putative holin-like toxin, whose translation MGMTVFEAMSLMIGFSMLVLTIIRSKDDS comes from the coding sequence ATGGGGATGACAGTATTTGAAGCGATGTCACTCATGATTGGTTTTTCAATGCTTGTTCTTACCATAATCCGCTCCAAAGATGATTCATAA
- a CDS encoding ATP-dependent Clp protease ATP-binding subunit, whose amino-acid sequence MRCEQCEVNPATIQMSISMNKEKKQFVLCSNCYHKVKQEMTTGGGMNMNFSSFDDIFQQMMNGQAFADQANDQHHQQTQKGKRGGGGFLDKFGRNLTDAAKAGIIDPVIGRDQEVRRVIEILNRRTKNNPVLIGEPGVGKTAIAEGLATKIVEGNVPAKLLNKEVYLLDVASLVADTGVRGQFEERMKQLIAELQKRKNVILFVDEVHQIVGAGSAEGSMDAGNILKPALARGELQMVGATTLKEYRQIEKDAALERRFQPVIVNEPTTDEAFEILKGLASRYEDYHQVKFTEEALKACVTLSHRYIQDRFLPDKAIDLMDEAGSKSNLQHITIEKSSIEERLEELVKEKEKAAADENYELAAKLRQEELVLDEKLKTQEEDKKAAIVQVEDIQHIVEQKTGIPVRKLQSDEQSKMKELASKLSAQVIGQNEAVEKVAKAIRRSRAGLKTKKRPIGSFLFVGPTGVGKTELTKTLAKELFGDEESMIRLDMSEYMEKHAVSKLIGSPPGYVGHEEAGQLTEQIRRKPYSILLLDEIEKAHPDVQHMFLQIMEDGRLTDSQGRTVSFKDTVIIMTSNAGSAVKQTKKLGFNTEEVEKETQILDSLGGYFKPEFLNRFDSIVQFQSLKEEHLVKIVDLMLQELADQLQDQNISITVTSAAKQKLAKLGYHPAFGARPLRRIIQEHIEDKIADVLLDDENIEKLTVNVAEGQIVVKKA is encoded by the coding sequence ATGCGTTGTGAACAATGTGAAGTTAATCCTGCTACGATTCAAATGAGTATCTCTATGAATAAAGAAAAGAAACAATTTGTGCTCTGCTCTAATTGTTACCATAAAGTAAAACAAGAAATGACCACTGGGGGAGGAATGAACATGAATTTTTCTTCTTTCGATGATATTTTTCAACAAATGATGAATGGTCAAGCTTTTGCAGACCAAGCTAACGATCAACATCATCAACAAACACAAAAAGGAAAACGTGGCGGCGGAGGCTTCTTAGATAAATTTGGCCGAAACTTAACAGATGCTGCAAAAGCAGGAATCATTGATCCTGTTATCGGACGTGATCAGGAAGTACGTCGTGTTATTGAAATCTTAAATCGTCGTACAAAAAATAACCCGGTATTGATCGGTGAACCAGGTGTAGGGAAAACTGCAATTGCTGAAGGCTTAGCTACTAAGATCGTAGAAGGCAATGTTCCAGCAAAACTTTTGAATAAAGAAGTCTATTTGTTAGATGTTGCTTCACTCGTTGCAGACACTGGCGTTAGAGGGCAGTTTGAAGAAAGAATGAAACAACTGATTGCAGAACTTCAAAAACGGAAGAACGTTATTCTTTTTGTAGATGAGGTCCATCAGATCGTAGGAGCTGGTTCTGCTGAAGGTTCAATGGATGCAGGAAACATTTTAAAGCCAGCACTAGCTCGTGGTGAACTTCAAATGGTTGGTGCTACCACACTTAAAGAATATCGCCAGATCGAAAAAGATGCAGCGCTTGAGCGACGCTTCCAGCCTGTTATAGTCAACGAACCAACGACGGATGAAGCGTTTGAGATCCTTAAGGGACTTGCTTCACGTTATGAAGACTATCATCAAGTTAAATTTACAGAAGAAGCTCTAAAAGCTTGTGTTACGTTATCACACCGATATATTCAAGACCGATTCTTACCTGATAAAGCGATCGATCTTATGGATGAAGCAGGTTCAAAGAGTAACCTTCAGCATATTACGATTGAGAAATCTTCGATTGAAGAGCGATTAGAAGAACTCGTTAAAGAAAAAGAGAAAGCTGCTGCAGATGAAAACTATGAACTTGCTGCTAAGCTTCGACAAGAAGAGCTAGTACTTGATGAGAAACTTAAAACACAAGAAGAAGATAAAAAGGCAGCGATTGTACAAGTAGAAGATATTCAACATATCGTAGAACAGAAAACAGGAATTCCAGTTCGTAAACTGCAAAGTGATGAACAGTCTAAGATGAAAGAGCTCGCTTCAAAACTTTCAGCTCAAGTAATCGGACAAAATGAAGCGGTGGAAAAGGTAGCAAAAGCGATCCGCAGAAGCCGTGCAGGATTAAAAACGAAAAAGCGTCCTATCGGTTCCTTCTTATTCGTTGGACCAACAGGTGTAGGTAAAACAGAATTAACCAAAACATTAGCGAAAGAACTCTTCGGTGATGAAGAAAGCATGATTCGTCTAGACATGAGTGAGTATATGGAAAAGCATGCCGTATCCAAGTTGATCGGATCACCTCCAGGGTATGTAGGACATGAAGAGGCTGGACAACTTACAGAACAAATCCGCCGTAAGCCGTACAGCATACTACTGCTCGATGAGATTGAAAAAGCTCATCCAGATGTTCAGCACATGTTTCTTCAAATCATGGAAGATGGCAGACTGACTGACAGCCAAGGACGTACAGTAAGCTTTAAAGACACTGTGATCATCATGACAAGTAATGCGGGTTCAGCTGTAAAACAAACAAAGAAACTAGGGTTTAATACAGAAGAGGTTGAAAAAGAGACGCAGATTTTAGACTCTTTAGGCGGATATTTCAAACCAGAATTTCTAAACCGTTTTGATAGCATTGTTCAATTCCAGTCTCTAAAAGAAGAGCACCTTGTGAAGATTGTAGATTTGATGCTGCAAGAACTTGCGGATCAACTTCAAGATCAAAATATTTCAATCACAGTGACTTCTGCTGCAAAACAGAAACTTGCTAAACTAGGCTATCACCCAGCATTCGGAGCAAGACCACTTCGTCGAATCATTCAAGAGCACATCGAAGATAAAATTGCAGATGTTCTCTTAGATGATGAAAATATTGAAAAGTTAACAGTAAATGTTGCAGAAGGACAGATTGTAGTTAAAAAAGCTTAG
- a CDS encoding BsuPI-related putative proteinase inhibitor, with amino-acid sequence MIKGRINNWHVILIILCISIVITGCGNNDSQNQSEGREQPVIGDGKKDEKKQSPKDGKEERSGQDGQNGIVAGSIESTINVQEQQNAKGILFRYELKNQTEKEKVFQFSSSQKFDYVIKDKNGKVVYQYSKNHMFMQVLSSLKLKQADVFKQDILVNNLEPGSYTLEVWLTPTGETEDYRQKITFNWN; translated from the coding sequence ATGATAAAAGGTAGAATAAATAACTGGCATGTTATACTGATCATATTATGTATTTCGATAGTCATTACTGGCTGTGGAAACAATGACAGCCAAAACCAATCCGAGGGGAGAGAGCAACCAGTGATAGGTGATGGTAAAAAAGATGAGAAAAAACAAAGTCCTAAGGATGGCAAAGAAGAGCGATCTGGACAAGATGGTCAGAATGGTATCGTTGCAGGAAGTATTGAAAGTACGATCAATGTTCAAGAACAGCAGAATGCAAAAGGTATTCTTTTTCGATATGAATTAAAAAATCAAACAGAAAAAGAGAAGGTTTTTCAATTTTCGTCTAGTCAAAAATTTGATTATGTGATCAAAGATAAAAATGGGAAAGTTGTTTATCAATACTCGAAAAACCATATGTTCATGCAGGTTCTTTCTTCATTAAAACTGAAACAAGCGGATGTTTTTAAACAGGACATTTTAGTGAATAATCTTGAGCCGGGATCATACACCCTTGAAGTATGGTTGACGCCAACCGGAGAAACAGAAGATTACAGACAAAAAATCACTTTTAATTGGAACTAA
- a CDS encoding FAD-linked oxidase C-terminal domain-containing protein produces the protein MQKITSEKRATQNETILWQHSHDESYHHPVSPDVVVYPISSDEISSILKFANENKIPVVPYGAGSSLEGHCIPIKGGITLNFQEMNEVLEIRPDDFLVKVQPGVTRTQLNLALKKFGLFFPVDPGADATIGGMAATNASGTTSVKYGIMRDQVRNLQVVLADGQVIQTGGMAAKSSAGYHLTSMFVGSEGTLGVFTEITLKVYGIPESVLAARCTFPSVQTAVEAASAVLGSGTEIARMELVDERSIVQVNHNSDTSYTEAPTLFLEFQGNPASVTYEASLTKELLESFGGLEWTEERDSKARAKLWEARHHLAYAFKHGYPGKSMMFTDVCLPLSELSGAIVHARETMDEVGVPGAVLGHVGDGNFHAILMYDGSILEEREKADTVNARIVDHALQKGGTCTGEHGIGIGKAKYLAKEHADTLPIMLAIKKQLDPNDILNPGKIII, from the coding sequence ATGCAGAAAATAACTTCTGAAAAACGTGCCACACAAAATGAGACGATCCTCTGGCAGCATAGCCATGATGAATCTTATCACCACCCTGTTTCTCCTGATGTAGTTGTATACCCGATATCATCAGATGAAATTTCTTCTATACTAAAATTCGCAAATGAAAACAAAATTCCTGTCGTGCCTTATGGAGCCGGTTCTAGTCTTGAAGGCCACTGTATACCCATAAAGGGCGGCATCACCCTAAACTTTCAAGAAATGAATGAAGTGCTGGAAATTCGTCCAGATGATTTTTTAGTGAAAGTACAGCCTGGCGTTACACGTACTCAGCTAAATCTAGCGTTAAAAAAATTCGGATTGTTCTTTCCCGTAGACCCTGGAGCTGATGCTACGATCGGTGGGATGGCAGCTACGAATGCAAGTGGAACAACAAGCGTAAAATATGGAATCATGCGAGACCAAGTCAGAAATCTTCAAGTAGTACTAGCTGATGGACAAGTCATCCAAACTGGTGGAATGGCTGCTAAATCTTCAGCCGGCTATCACTTGACCTCCATGTTTGTAGGCTCAGAAGGTACTTTAGGGGTTTTTACTGAGATAACATTAAAAGTATACGGCATTCCTGAATCCGTTCTTGCAGCAAGATGTACTTTTCCATCTGTTCAAACGGCAGTTGAAGCAGCAAGTGCGGTTCTTGGCTCTGGTACGGAAATCGCAAGAATGGAGTTAGTCGATGAACGTTCGATCGTACAAGTAAACCACAATAGTGATACTTCGTATACGGAAGCTCCTACCTTATTTTTAGAGTTTCAAGGAAATCCAGCTAGTGTTACATATGAAGCTTCACTCACTAAGGAGTTGCTTGAGAGCTTTGGTGGTTTGGAGTGGACAGAGGAACGTGATTCTAAGGCTCGCGCTAAACTTTGGGAAGCAAGACACCATCTAGCTTATGCATTTAAACATGGCTATCCAGGAAAATCCATGATGTTCACGGATGTTTGTCTTCCACTCTCCGAATTATCTGGAGCAATCGTTCACGCCAGAGAAACGATGGATGAGGTAGGAGTACCGGGCGCAGTGCTCGGTCATGTAGGTGATGGTAATTTTCATGCCATCTTAATGTATGATGGCTCAATTTTGGAAGAGCGCGAAAAAGCAGATACGGTCAACGCTCGCATAGTAGATCATGCTCTTCAAAAAGGCGGCACGTGTACAGGAGAGCATGGGATCGGAATCGGAAAAGCAAAATATTTGGCTAAGGAACATGCTGATACTCTTCCCATCATGTTAGCTATAAAAAAACAATTGGATCCAAACGACATTTTAAACCCTGGTAAGATCATAATATAG
- a CDS encoding YbjQ family protein yields the protein MIVVTTENIKGYEVKEVKGSAFGVVVRARGIGGDIMAGLRGIMGGEIKEYTSMLEDARKQAVDRMVKNATEMGGNAIIMMRFDSGEMGNNMSEIVAYGTVVVIEKQ from the coding sequence ATGATCGTCGTTACAACTGAGAACATAAAAGGCTATGAGGTGAAGGAAGTAAAAGGATCTGCTTTTGGAGTCGTTGTACGTGCTCGTGGAATCGGCGGCGACATCATGGCGGGATTGAGAGGCATCATGGGTGGAGAAATCAAAGAGTATACAAGCATGCTTGAAGATGCCCGAAAGCAAGCTGTTGATCGAATGGTTAAGAATGCTACTGAAATGGGTGGCAACGCAATCATCATGATGCGCTTTGATTCTGGAGAGATGGGCAATAACATGAGCGAAATCGTCGCTTATGGAACTGTTGTCGTTATTGAAAAACAATGA
- a CDS encoding methyl-accepting chemotaxis protein, translating into MKLTLRKKLVGSFLTIAVLFAATCGVFFYFLKDMQQTYSELLDRRTVIYNNAKEIELQAIVQNNSVREYLLEQSTESKQKLTDANDRINTLVNDTMKLVKVKADKDRLEKIYYLNNDYKTESDRVLQNSMSNMEAANEYAKSTLFPLGRDMRAVTEEMGKRQANLMAEGRVVVADEEKFVVSLITILGIVIVVAALVIGYTISLMISRPVVRMSNMLNDIADGDLTMDPISVKNKDEIGMLADGINHMGTNLAALIRQVRATAEQVAASSEELTASAEQTSMATEQIATTIGEVAGGSQEQVRTVDDIVEAMNQLSAGIQQIAVSMQNMSEASARSMQVAEGGNDTIQKTMSQMDAIHTSMDSTSQVVKDLGEQSQEITNIVDVITDIAGQTNLLALNAAIEAARAGEQGRGFAVVADEVRKLAEQSSASASQIGQLISSIQELTEKAVDAMKNGAIEVNDGRELVYQSGEAFKSLYDTVAEVSGQVSDISAATEQMTASTEHVVGSIDVISSMAETAASSTQEVSASAEEQLASMEEISSSSNALSQLAEEMNEAINKFKV; encoded by the coding sequence ATGAAACTCACGTTAAGAAAAAAGCTCGTAGGTTCTTTTTTAACAATTGCCGTTCTGTTTGCTGCAACTTGCGGTGTTTTCTTTTACTTTTTAAAAGACATGCAACAGACATACAGTGAACTATTAGACAGAAGAACAGTAATCTATAATAATGCGAAAGAGATTGAACTCCAAGCGATCGTGCAAAACAATAGTGTCAGGGAATACTTGCTTGAGCAATCGACCGAAAGCAAACAAAAGTTGACTGACGCGAACGATAGGATTAATACACTCGTAAATGACACGATGAAACTCGTTAAAGTAAAGGCAGATAAGGATAGGCTGGAGAAGATTTATTATTTAAACAATGATTACAAAACAGAATCAGACCGCGTGCTTCAAAACTCAATGAGTAACATGGAAGCAGCAAATGAATATGCGAAAAGCACTCTTTTTCCATTAGGGAGAGACATGCGTGCCGTAACAGAAGAGATGGGCAAAAGGCAAGCAAACCTAATGGCTGAGGGCAGGGTAGTCGTTGCGGATGAAGAGAAGTTCGTGGTCTCTCTCATCACAATTTTAGGGATTGTTATTGTTGTGGCTGCACTTGTAATCGGTTACACGATCTCGCTTATGATCTCTAGACCTGTAGTGAGAATGTCCAACATGCTAAATGACATCGCGGATGGTGATCTGACGATGGATCCGATCTCTGTAAAAAATAAAGATGAGATTGGTATGCTAGCTGATGGCATCAACCATATGGGTACAAACCTTGCCGCCTTAATCAGACAAGTCAGAGCTACTGCTGAACAAGTGGCAGCATCTTCTGAAGAATTAACCGCTTCAGCGGAACAAACGAGTATGGCCACAGAACAGATCGCAACAACGATAGGTGAGGTGGCAGGAGGATCTCAAGAACAAGTGCGTACGGTAGATGATATCGTAGAAGCCATGAACCAGCTTTCTGCTGGCATTCAACAGATCGCTGTAAGTATGCAGAACATGTCTGAAGCATCAGCTCGTTCTATGCAGGTAGCAGAAGGCGGAAATGATACGATACAAAAGACGATGAGCCAGATGGATGCGATTCACACTTCTATGGACAGCACTTCTCAAGTCGTTAAGGATCTCGGTGAGCAGTCTCAAGAAATAACGAATATTGTTGATGTGATTACGGATATTGCCGGTCAGACAAATCTTTTAGCACTGAATGCAGCAATCGAAGCAGCACGTGCAGGAGAACAAGGCAGAGGCTTTGCAGTAGTTGCTGATGAAGTACGAAAATTAGCAGAGCAATCATCAGCCTCTGCATCCCAGATCGGCCAACTGATTAGTAGCATACAGGAATTAACTGAAAAAGCTGTTGATGCAATGAAGAACGGTGCGATAGAAGTAAATGACGGTAGAGAACTCGTCTATCAATCTGGAGAAGCGTTCAAAAGTCTGTACGATACCGTTGCAGAGGTTTCTGGGCAAGTGAGCGATATCTCGGCTGCCACAGAGCAGATGACAGCTAGCACCGAACATGTTGTTGGCTCAATCGACGTAATCTCATCGATGGCAGAAACAGCCGCTTCTTCAACACAAGAAGTTTCGGCTTCTGCAGAAGAACAGCTAGCAAGCATGGAGGAGATCTCATCTTCATCGAACGCGCTTTCACAGCTAGCAGAAGAGATGAATGAAGCGATCAATAAATTTAAAGTGTAA
- a CDS encoding chemotaxis protein CheW has protein sequence MSLSTQTLKIVVIAAGVEQYGLPIEHVASIERVLDITPMPEMPTDVLGIIHLRENVIPIIDFGQLIGKGKTEIIEQTRIVILQNEENLLGLLTEAATDVIDIDADSIQSPGSFRSKEDSLIKGVSKQDDHLIVVLNCPVIFSNRNL, from the coding sequence ATGTCACTTAGCACTCAAACTTTAAAGATTGTTGTAATAGCAGCTGGGGTTGAACAATATGGACTTCCGATCGAACATGTCGCCTCGATCGAGCGCGTTCTGGACATAACCCCGATGCCAGAGATGCCAACAGACGTATTAGGAATCATTCATTTAAGAGAAAACGTTATTCCGATTATTGATTTTGGACAGCTGATCGGCAAAGGAAAGACTGAAATTATAGAACAGACTAGAATTGTTATTTTGCAGAACGAAGAAAACCTATTAGGACTATTAACGGAAGCCGCAACGGATGTTATTGACATTGATGCAGATTCCATACAATCACCTGGAAGTTTTCGTTCAAAAGAGGATTCGTTAATAAAAGGTGTCTCTAAGCAGGATGATCATCTTATCGTTGTGCTAAATTGTCCGGTTATTTTTAGCAACAGAAATTTATAA
- a CDS encoding metallophosphoesterase, with the protein MNWKMKFTALVISGALTIPAGQAHAFLSGIDKQDGGIGNTENYLDKVPNIALDPKVDHIIYPLMSTPAIKKNGSDLTIKVDTKDKEPAGWEVSLNPTETANIDGTFTLPVKNVQKGSSYWKDSSSIYEVTVQIPDEVPEELFDLKVSYTGNGTRITDDEPNSVKVVKEFKKQFKFMHLTDIHVGSPRNIADPANITEAGLWHPDRTKRWLYLQKTIKQVNLLKPDFVVMTGDLMYGQMNPKEYIYEYEETYRMLKQFDVPVYIVPGNHDYYAQDATLTDGAKYWEQYFGPQYFSFDYGPYAHMIGYNSFDWHKFDRQGHGSVSVPTWGGQIRDEQMEWIKKDLADNKSSAQPEQVRGLFSHHNPLWRDREIWPSTDPHVNEYWKEYDAKHDPQHLTTLLKGEALGIKYDQQWHGEGSHELIDVMKQNNVNISLHGHTHIDNITEQDGILYSTTASIELSAKPWVGYRLFEKNAANNKFNSYVYEGPDRSMPVYQNGNTSAGVVSFENKFQMPNDGSQVTQTATVTNRLNKSLTVNIPFYMKQGSYTPSVGNIVETQLYGSKQFVEVQVTIPPNTVENVELKR; encoded by the coding sequence ATGAATTGGAAAATGAAGTTTACAGCGCTTGTTATCTCGGGTGCTTTAACGATACCTGCTGGACAAGCACATGCCTTCTTGTCTGGTATAGACAAACAAGATGGTGGGATTGGAAACACTGAAAACTATTTGGATAAAGTACCTAATATAGCACTAGATCCAAAAGTAGATCATATTATTTATCCACTTATGTCAACTCCAGCAATAAAAAAGAATGGATCTGATTTGACGATTAAGGTAGATACAAAAGATAAAGAACCTGCAGGATGGGAAGTTTCTTTAAATCCAACTGAAACAGCCAATATTGATGGAACATTTACTCTTCCTGTGAAAAATGTGCAAAAAGGATCTTCTTATTGGAAGGATAGCTCTTCAATTTATGAAGTTACGGTACAAATTCCAGATGAGGTTCCAGAAGAGTTATTTGATTTGAAAGTTTCTTATACCGGGAATGGAACTCGTATTACAGATGATGAACCAAACTCGGTTAAGGTAGTTAAAGAGTTCAAGAAACAATTTAAATTTATGCATCTAACAGATATTCATGTTGGCTCTCCCCGCAATATTGCAGATCCAGCTAATATTACTGAAGCTGGATTGTGGCATCCAGATCGAACGAAGCGTTGGTTATATCTCCAAAAAACGATTAAACAAGTGAATTTGTTAAAACCAGATTTTGTGGTGATGACTGGTGATTTGATGTATGGTCAGATGAATCCGAAAGAATATATCTATGAATATGAAGAAACATACCGCATGCTGAAGCAGTTTGATGTTCCTGTGTATATCGTCCCAGGGAACCATGATTATTATGCACAAGATGCTACACTAACTGATGGAGCTAAGTATTGGGAACAATATTTTGGTCCCCAATATTTCTCATTTGATTATGGACCATATGCTCACATGATCGGATACAACTCTTTCGATTGGCACAAGTTTGATAGACAAGGCCACGGGTCCGTATCTGTTCCTACTTGGGGTGGACAGATACGTGATGAGCAGATGGAATGGATTAAAAAAGATCTAGCAGATAACAAATCTAGTGCACAACCTGAACAAGTAAGGGGATTATTTTCTCACCATAATCCGTTATGGCGTGATCGTGAAATATGGCCTTCAACAGATCCGCATGTAAACGAGTATTGGAAAGAATACGATGCTAAGCATGATCCGCAGCATTTAACAACGCTCTTAAAAGGTGAGGCGCTCGGTATTAAATACGATCAGCAATGGCACGGTGAAGGATCTCATGAACTGATTGATGTAATGAAGCAGAACAACGTTAATATATCTCTGCATGGACATACGCACATCGATAACATTACAGAGCAAGACGGTATTTTGTATTCCACGACTGCCTCTATTGAATTATCAGCTAAACCATGGGTAGGCTATCGTTTGTTTGAGAAGAATGCAGCTAATAATAAATTCAATTCATACGTATATGAAGGTCCAGATAGATCAATGCCAGTATATCAAAATGGAAATACGTCAGCTGGAGTAGTTTCATTTGAAAATAAGTTTCAAATGCCGAACGATGGATCTCAAGTTACCCAAACAGCTACAGTTACGAATCGTTTAAATAAATCTTTGACTGTAAATATCCCATTCTATATGAAACAAGGCAGCTACACTCCTTCTGTGGGTAATATAGTTGAAACACAATTATATGGTTCCAAACAGTTTGTAGAGGTGCAAGTAACGATTCCGCCGAATACGGTAGAGAATGTAGAATTAAAAAGATAA
- a CDS encoding helix-turn-helix domain-containing protein, which translates to MTQDEIVDLLTGKIKLVRTELGYTQDKMADILGISKKTLVQIEKERIKASWTVIVAMCALFRNSDILNHALGGNPLDVMELVVHEYVASSKEKTWGGHVWWKEVDSRKGYRLQQNVISQHFRILDQNDYRVFSSFEENEARKRLEEI; encoded by the coding sequence ATGACGCAAGATGAAATTGTGGACTTGTTAACAGGTAAGATCAAACTTGTTCGAACAGAACTTGGATATACACAAGACAAGATGGCCGATATATTAGGGATTTCAAAGAAAACGTTAGTGCAGATCGAAAAAGAAAGAATCAAAGCGAGCTGGACTGTAATCGTTGCTATGTGTGCACTTTTTAGGAATTCTGACATTCTTAACCATGCCCTAGGGGGAAATCCACTTGATGTTATGGAACTAGTCGTCCACGAATATGTAGCAAGCTCTAAAGAGAAAACATGGGGTGGTCATGTCTGGTGGAAAGAAGTAGATTCACGTAAAGGGTATCGGCTTCAGCAGAATGTGATTAGTCAGCATTTCCGAATCCTTGATCAAAATGATTATCGCGTTTTTAGTTCCTTTGAAGAAAATGAAGCAAGAAAGAGACTAGAAGAGATATAG